The Cyanobacteria bacterium GSL.Bin1 genomic sequence CCAGAAGAGATTGCGATTATTGCCCCCGGTTTAGATGAAATTGCCCGTTATACCTTGATTAGACTTTTTACACAAGCGGGAATTCCCATCTCTCCCCTAAACGAACAACGCCCCCTGATTAGTTCTTCTTTAGTCCGCGCCCTGCTTACCCTGGCTTGTCTGGTCTATCCTGATTTGGGACGCTGGGTAGACAATAGCGCGATCGCGGAAATGTTGGTGGTTTTAACAGAACATTCTTCTCACAGTATAGACCCGGTTCGAGCGGGGCTCATTGCCGATTATTGTTATCAGGCTGATCCGAGTTCTCCCCGCTTACTCGATATTAAGACCTTCCCCCGTTGGGATCGCATTGGTTATCAAGCCCAAACCGCTTACAACCAACTGCGGGCTTGGATACAACAGCAGCAGGATCAGCAAACTTCTGGTCAAACCATCCATCTCGTTCGCTTTTTTAATCAAGCGATTCAACAGTTTCTCTGGAACGGAAATAACCTAACGGTTGCCGATCTCTCTAGCTTAAGAGAATTAACCGAAACGGCACAACACTATTTAGAAGTGCAAAAACGCATCGAAGAACCAGCAGAAATTCCAGTTGCTGAACGTGACTTAATTCAGCATTTTATCCAACTGATTAAACAAGGAACAATTACGGCTAATCCCTATCCTTTACCGGCTTTTGATCAGTCCTTTAAATCTGGCATTACCCTCTCGAATATCTTTCAATATCGTTCGCAACGGACGACGCATCGTTGGCAATTTTGGCTCGATGTGGGATCGCCTTTATGGTTAAAACAAGGAGCAGCCAATTTATTTGCTTCTTCTATTTTTCTGCGGAATCATCCCAGAAATCTGGATCTAGAAATGCCAGCGGAAGAACATCTGCAACGGATTTTAAAAGACTTATTAAATCGGGCGCAAGAAAGAGTGTGTTTATGTCAAAGTGATTTGGATGTCAATGGGACTGAACAAAATGGGATATTATTATCTCTAGTTCAAGCAAGCACGCCTTTACAAAATTAAAAGCCACCTGATTCAAGAGAACAAGCTAACTGTGTTTATTATTCTTCCTTTTCCAACTTATTTTCTCGCTGTATCAGAACCACAACCCCTTTTAGGTGAAGCCTGGCTAGATTTGATTGTTATCGCATTTATGTTTGTTTTATCAGGAGCATTTTCCGGTTCAGAAACGGCAATTACAGCTTTTGATAATTTAAAGCTTCGGGGTTTAATTCGAGAACAAGGGGATCCCAAAGGAACATTTCGTTTAGTTCTAGAAAATCGAACTCGTTTTATTATTACTCTCCTCCTAGGAAATAATTTAGTTAATAATTTTGCTGCGGTTTTAACCAGTAATTTATTTGCAATTTGGCTCGGTAATGCGGGATTAGGGATTGCGACTGCCATTGTCACAATTTTAGTTTTAATATTTGCTGAAATTACACCTAAATCTTTAGCAATTAATAATGTTTTATCAATTTTTAAGCTAGTTGTTCGTCCGATTTATTTATTATCAAGGGTTCTTTCTTTTCTCGGAATTATTTATCTGTTTGAAACCATCGCTCAATACACAGTACAGTTCTTTCAGAAATTGCTTGGACAAAATGATCAGCAAGGAGAATCCCTCACTGATTTACAGCTCATGATAGAGTTATTGGGAGGAAAAGGAAAACTTGATATTTATAAACATCAGTTATTAAATAAAGCCCTGATGTTGGATCAACTACGGGCTAAAGATGTGGTCAAGCCCCGCATTGCCATGCGAACGATTTCTCATCAGGGAACGTTAGAAGAATTAGTCAATCTTTGTTTAGATACGGGTTATTCTCGCATTCCGGTTCAAGGCGAATCAAAAGATGAAATTGTCGGAATTGTTCATTTGAAGGAAGCACTGCGTTTACTGCATAATCTTCCTGAAGAAAGTCGTAGCCAAGCTTTAGTAACGGAAGCGATGGCACCCCCTGTCTATATTCCAGAAACCAAACAAGTAGCGAGTATGCTGAAGGAAATGTTACAACAACGGCTACACATTGCCATTGTGGTCGATGAATATGGAGGAACAGTCGGCTTAGTGACCCTAGAAGATATTCTCGAAGAGTTGGTGGGAGAAATTTATGATGAAAGCGATTTTCCTCGTTATCGCCAGCGCAACAACGGAAAATCAAACTCTACTCAGTCACGCCGCCGCCGTTCCCAAGAAGGATAAGAAAAAACTTTGTTTGGAACCCTTCCCATTCCTGAAACCTTGTGCTAGTATTAATAATTGCGTGGAAAAACGGGTCGGTGCCCGAGTGGTTAATGGGGGCGGACTGTAAATTCGCTGGCTAAGCCTACGTTGGTTCAAATCCAACCCGGCCCACTCCTCCCCACGCCCGTGTAGCTCAGCGGTAGAGCACACCCTTGGTAAGGGTGAGGTCACGAGTTCAAGTCTCGTCACGGGCTTTTTCCTTTCCGGTTCTCGCTTCAATTTTGATGTATATTTACTAATTAATCGCGCA encodes the following:
- a CDS encoding DUF21 domain-containing protein, with the translated sequence MFIILPFPTYFLAVSEPQPLLGEAWLDLIVIAFMFVLSGAFSGSETAITAFDNLKLRGLIREQGDPKGTFRLVLENRTRFIITLLLGNNLVNNFAAVLTSNLFAIWLGNAGLGIATAIVTILVLIFAEITPKSLAINNVLSIFKLVVRPIYLLSRVLSFLGIIYLFETIAQYTVQFFQKLLGQNDQQGESLTDLQLMIELLGGKGKLDIYKHQLLNKALMLDQLRAKDVVKPRIAMRTISHQGTLEELVNLCLDTGYSRIPVQGESKDEIVGIVHLKEALRLLHNLPEESRSQALVTEAMAPPVYIPETKQVASMLKEMLQQRLHIAIVVDEYGGTVGLVTLEDILEELVGEIYDESDFPRYRQRNNGKSNSTQSRRRRSQEG